Proteins encoded within one genomic window of Triticum aestivum cultivar Chinese Spring chromosome 2D, IWGSC CS RefSeq v2.1, whole genome shotgun sequence:
- the LOC123049330 gene encoding uncharacterized protein: protein MSGKSLAVAPRSDPDNGAERQPSSAMLGGVMGSLRVIELQLVAFIMVFSMSGLVPLIDLAFPVVTTLYLLALSRLAFPSLHSKVDDEAAAVHSAASQEIFRGSKLFQVYVVMGTTVGLFLPLAHVLGGFARGDDAAVRSATPHLFLLSCQILTENIVGSLGVFSPPLRALVPLLYTVRRVFVIVDWVYDVWTNKLITRTAPVQDKAWVWFGRYLAVANLVYFSINLFVFLIPKFLPRAFEKYFHTRNEVYAKTAEDKRARDLSSLDDDSAPKSEVCKKAD, encoded by the exons ATGTCTGGAAAATCGCTTGCAGTGGCGCCGCGGTCTGACCCGGACAACGGGGCGGAGCGGCAGCCGTCGTCGGCGATGCTCGGGGGCGTCATGGGCTCGCTCCGCGTCATCGAGCTCCAGCTCGTCGCCTTCATCATGGTCTTCTCGATGTCAGGCCTCGTCCCGCTCATCGACCTCGCCTTCCCGGTCGTCACCACTCTCTACCTCCTCGCCCTCTCCCGCCTCGCCTTCCCTTCGCTCCACAGCAAGGTCGACGACGAGGCCGCCGCCGTCCACTCCGCCGCGTCCCAGGAGATCTTCCGCGGAAGCAA GCTGTTTCAGGTGTACGTGGTGATGGGCACCACGGTGGGGCTGTTCCTGCCGCTGGCGCACGTCCTGGGTGGGTTCGCGCGCGGCGACGATGCCGCCGTGCGCTCCGCGACGCCGCACCTGTTCCTGCTCTCCTGCCAGATCCTCACGGAGAACATCGTCGGCTCGCTCGGCGTCTTCTCGCCGCCGCTGAGGGCGCTGGTGCCGCTTCTCTACACCGTGCGCCGCGTCTTCGTCATCGTCGACTGGGTCTATGACGTGTGGACCAACAAGCTCATCACCCGCACCGCCCCCGTTCAG GATAAGGCCTGGGTGTGGTTCGGCAGGTACCTCGCGGTGGCGAACCTGGTCTACTTCTCCATCAACCTGTTCGTCTTCCTGATCCCCAAGTTCCTCCCCCGCGCGTTCGAGAAGTACTTCCACACGCGCAACGAGGTGTACGCCAAGACGGCGGAGGACAAGCGGGCAAGGGATCTATCCTCGCTCGATGATGACAGTGCGCCAAAATCGGAGGTCTGCAAGAAGGCCGACTGA